From the Purpureocillium takamizusanense chromosome 6, complete sequence genome, one window contains:
- a CDS encoding uncharacterized protein (COG:S~EggNog:ENOG503NVZN) — protein MRASLARHGRRLLVFRAIAPSCAAFAAPARRRTITRPIARRTFERTFFNALFQKPPREVRQPEYEPGWMHIMVWRSRMLDNLRPPPRRELIDAWKKLMQSKLKRRIPLNSTQALQCRRLLEYLTEPANPDQQTKPLSSSDLSMARQVLLDIEPQERSKNHADLARALHSVWVAGSFIGKPRAPEVQWSYLAQSLSRYGEAQEAARLIYSKWDEPGYQDYLLKDGKLIEAVAYGLAREGREQELLELIEYAEKHGLAYNAGLQAIMVTFYADQDRIPETKQWLAKPIAQSQSRVEVYQSVASFAKRNGLQDWAMPIFLELGQSLPKKKYWDVLLQAILLVGRGLQEVEAMMAHMVDRNGKLSPDIGTLNGLLRIAVEAEDATLADEILALGAEKGVAPNGETYLIMLRMRLAADNLSGARAAHEQVRHLEPWTNDSKPELFDEYRELVNKFLTLLARQSSPDFKLILSLLDGVEEVQVLLDPETVATLCVRFLENDQHFDAMDLLAVHSFLYSEAQREVVQNAFISFCLDSGTSTSRAWSGYQILQQFFQDTSFERRTKLMEAFFERKRPDMASHVFGHMRQHRNKDYHPRLETYITCLEGFARYPDAEGLAMVHNMLKMDTTVQPNTKLYTAMMLAYTASDQPLTALDFWNEVTQSLEGPSYATLEAVFWTLEKKPGGDRKAREIWERIERMDLEVPPAVYNAYIGAVAGSGNEKEVRGLIMKMASFVGTEPDAMTLAVAHNALPGQELQSNFREWAQKKYRNAWADLDKYGRRSNEFSLCQIKINRVMKA, from the exons ATGAGGGCAAGCCTGGCCCGCCATGGTCGAcggctcctcgtcttccgcgCGATtgcgccgtcctgcgccgccttcgcagccccagcccgccgaaGAACAATCACGCGGCCGATAGCCCGACGGACGTTCGAGCGGACCTTCTTCAACGCCTTGTTCCAAAAACCGCCGCGCGAGGTGCGGCAACCCGAGTACGAGCCGGGATGGATGCACATTATGGTCTGGAGGAGTCGCATGCTCGACAacctgcgcccgccgcctcgcagaGAGCTGATTGACGCATGGAAGAAGCTCATGCAGTCGAAGCTCAAAAGGAGGATTCCTCTGAACAGCACCCAAGCCCTGCAGTGCCGCCGCTTGCTAGAATACCTCACCGAGCCCGCGAATCCCGACCAGCAGACCAAACCTTTGTCTTCGTCCGATCTCTCCATGGCGCGTCAGGTGCTGCTTGATATTGAGCCTCAAGAAAGGAGCAAGAACCATGCCGATTTGGCAAGGGCCTTGCATTCTGTGTGGGTCGCTGGCAGCTTCATAGGCAAACCTCGCGCCCCAGAGGTGCAATGGAGCTACCTCGCCCAATCCCTTTCCCGCTATGGCGAGGCCCAAGAAGCCGCGCGGCTGATCTACTCAAAATGGGACGAGCCCGGGTATCAAGATTACCTGCTCAAAGACGGCAAGCTCATCGAGGCTGTAGCCTACGGGTTGGCAAGGGAAGGCAGGGAACAGGAACTGCTTGAACTGATCGAGTATGCCGAGAAGCATGGTCTAGCTTACAACGCGGGCCTGCAGGCTATCATGGTCACATTCTACGCCGACCAAGACCGGATACCCGAGACGAAGCAATGGCTTGCCAAACCAATCGCCCAGAGTCAAAGTCGGGTAGAAGTATATCAGTCTGTTGCCTCGTTTGCCAAGCGCAACGGGCTGCAAGATTGGGCGATGCCGATATTTCTTGAACTGGGGCAGTCGCTGCCGAAGAAAAAATATTGGGACGTGCTCCTCCAGGCAatcctgctcgtcggcagGGGCCTTCAAGAGGTGGAGGCAATGATGGCGCACATGGTAGATCGCAACGGAAAGCTGTCACCGGACATCGGGACGCTCAACGGCCTCCTGAGAATTGCGGTCGAAGCCGAGGATGCGACGTTGGCTGATGAGATACTGGCACTGGGCGCTGAAAAGGGGGTCGCCCCCAACGGAGAGACGTATCTCATCATGCTCCGGATGAGGCTTGCCGCAGACAACCTGTCCGGAGCACGGGCTGCGCATGAACAAGTTCGCCATTTGGAGCCTTGGACCAACGATTCGAAGCCGGAGCTCTTTGACGAATACCGGGAACTCGTCAACAAGTTCCTCACCCTGCTCGCGCGTCAATCCTCGCCAGACTTCAAGCTCATACTTTCCCTACTGGACGGAGTTGAGGAGGTGCAGGTCCTTCTGGACCCGGAGACAGTAGCCACACTCTGCGTGCGGTTTCTTGAAAATGATCAGCACTTTGATGCCATGGACCTCCTCGCAGTACACTCGTTTTTGTACAGCGAAGCTCAGCGAGAGGTAGTCCAGAACGCCTTCATATCGTTCTGCCTCGACTCGGGAACCAGCACGTCTCGGGCCTGGAGTGGATATCAGATCCTTCAGCAGTTCTTCCAAGACACGAGCTTCGAGCGCCGCACAAAGCTTATGGAAGCCTTCTTCGAGCGCAAACGCCCCGACATGGCGTCCCATGTGTTTGGCCACATGCGCCAACATCGAAACAAAGACTACCACCCGAGGCTTGAGACGTACATCACGTGTCTGGAGGGGTTCGCGCGGTACCCTGACGCCGAGGGCCTGGCCATGGTGCACAACATGCTTAAGATGGACACCACGGTGCAGCCAAACACAAAGCTCTACACTGCCATGATGCTGGCGTACACGGCAAGCGACCAGCCGCTGACGGCCCTGGACTTTTGGAACGAAGTCACGCAGTCCCTCGAAGGTCCATCGTATGCCACCCTCGAAGCCGTCTTCTGGACActggagaagaagcccgGCGGAGACAGGAAGGCTCGCGAGATTTGGGAGCGGATAGAGAGAATGGACCTGgaggtgccgccggcggtgtACAACGCGTAtatcggcgccgtggcggggaGCGGTAACGAAAAGGAGGTGCGCGGCCTCATCATGAAAATGGCGTCCTTTGTCGGGACCGAACCGGACGCAATGAC GCTGGCCGTGGCACACAACGCACTCCCCGGACAGGAGCTTCAGAGCAACTTTCGGGAGTGGGCTCAAAAAAAGTACCGCAACGCGTGGGCGGATCTGGATAAATATGGCCGGCGGTCGAACGAGTTCTCGCTGTGTCAGATTAAGATCAATCGGGTCATGAAGGCCTGA
- a CDS encoding uncharacterized protein (COG:J~BUSCO:EOG09264XLN~EggNog:ENOG503P3VJ) produces the protein MPPRIPAALRALSAPSSPSGLLYRAFSSTPFVAAPPREGQHPNARSSSSSSPSSSPSSTSSLLSINNADRYKRGGGPNKHQQNQQNQHQHASQRGEAATRLLSRYKNRAESALRTKEAQLELLRNQKNSKDYLRQMPRRWEAGDVYSPHDLSPVEMQKWRKRSQRLGDVIDALGIRPLDMYKNFSLVQEFTSSSGQITHSGKTCLRPVNQRKIAKMIRRVQGMGIYPTIHDHPEMIRDDFFPERRDR, from the exons atgccgccgcggatACCAGCCGCTCTCCGCGCTCTCAGCGCGCCCTCTTCTCCCTCGGGCCTCCTCTACCGCGccttctcctccacgcccttcgtcgccgcgcccccccgcgAAGGGCAACACCCCAACGCACgctcctcatcatcctcctccccctcctcgtcgccctcctccacgaGCAGCCTCCTCTCCATCAACAACGCCGACCGCTAcaagcgcggcggcggtccgaACAAGCATCAGCAGAACCAGCAGaaccagcaccagcacgcctcgcagcgcggcgaggccgccaccCGCCTCCTCAGCCGGTACAAGAACCGCGCCGAGTCGGCCCTGCGCACCAAggaggcgcagctcgagctcctgcgcAACCAGAAGAACTCAAAAGACTACCTCAGGCAGATGCCCCGTCGCtgggaggccggcgacgttTACTCTCCCCATGACCTGAGCCCCGTCGAGATGCAGAAGTGGCGCAAGCGCTCCCaacgcctcggcgacgtgaTCGACGCGCTCGGCATCCGCCCGCTCGATATGTACAAG AACTTTTCGCTCGTACAAGAATTTACGTCGTCTTCGGGCCAAATCACCCACTCGGGCAAAACGTGCCTGCGACCCGTCAACCAGCGCAAGATTGCAAAGATGATTCGCCGCGTCCAGGGCATGGGCATCTACCCGACCATCCACGACCACCCCGAGATGATCAGAGATGATTTCTTCCCTGAGCGGAGAGATCGGTGA
- the imp3 gene encoding U3 small nucleolar ribonucleoprotein imp3 (BUSCO:EOG09264Y0W~EggNog:ENOG503NXNU~COG:A), giving the protein MVRKLKYHEQKLLRKTDFITYKQDNDHRDKAVIRRYMIQKPEDYHKYNRLCGSLRQLAHRLSLLPPDNATRRKHEDLLLNKLYDMGILSSKSKLSAVEHGVTVSAFARRRLPVVMTRLKMAETVQAATKMIEQGQVRVGVETVTDPAYLVTRSTEDFVTWAVGSKIKRNIMKYRDQLDDFELL; this is encoded by the exons atggTGCGCAAGCTCAAGTACCACGAGCAAAAGCTCCTGCGCAAGACCGACTTCATCACCTACAAGCAAGACAATGACCACCGCGACAAGGCCGTCATCCGGCGGTACATGATCCAGAAGCCCGAGGACTACCACAAGTATAACCGGCTGTGCGGA TCCCTGCGACAGCTCGCGCaccgcctctccctcctcccgcccgaCAACGCCACGCGGCGCAAGCACGAGGACCTGCTGCTCAACAAGCTGTACGACATGGGCATCCTGTCGAGCAAGTCGAAGCTGTCGGCggtcgagcacggcgtcaCCGTCAGCGCGttcgcgcgccggcgcctccccGTCGTCATGACGCGCCTCAAGATGGCCGAGACGGTGCAGGCCGCCACCAAGATGATCGAGCAGGGCCaggtgcgcgtcggcgtcgagacCGTCACCGACCCGGCCTACTTGGTGACGCGCTCCACCGAGGATTTCGTCACCTGGGCCGTCGGCAGCAAGATCAAGCGCAACATCATGAAGTACCGcgaccagctcgacgacTTTGAGCTGCTGTGA
- a CDS encoding uncharacterized protein (COG:H~EggNog:ENOG503P33C), producing MASFLAGLRDLLMQLVDPWLFMGISASHIPQTIRDIVLSGALWKLLWPPAFSNVLFGNFWATIGPSVKEAGEARVIPLLEGRVSGGRIHDTVVGTPVHGTVIEVGAGSGMWADVFARIGAGAGVPDSADGARKRKQAGGAGPGPEITKIYGVEPHPQSAAALRKRVKQVGLGDVYEVVPVGIESVSDPKAWDGQIPPGSVDCIVGVLCLCSIPDPEENIKHLYKLLKPGGHWYVYEHVKATRGGPLFSLYQRLVNIPWSFFMGSCRICRDTKKSLLSAGPWHQSDLVSPPDEPAYAVLPHILGTLTK from the exons atggcctcCTTCCTCGCAGGCCTCAGGGACCTGCtcatgcagctcgtcgaccccTGGCTGTTCATGGGCATCTCGGCCTCGCACATCCCTCAGACGATCCGCGACATCGTCCTGTCCGGCGCCCTGTGGAAGCTCCTCTGGCCGCCTGCCTTCTCCAACGTGCTGTTCGGGAATTTCTGGGCCACCATCGGGCCGAGCgtcaaggaggccggcgaggcgcgcgtcATCCCCCTGCTCGAAGGCCGCGTCTCGGGCGGTCGCATTCACGACACCGTCGTAGGGACGCCCGTTCATGGGACCGTCatcgaggtcggcgccggcagcggcatgtGGGCCGACGTCTTTGcccgcatcggcgccggcgccggcgtccctGACTCGGCGGACGGCGCTCGCAAGAGGAagcaggctggcggcgctggccctgGACCTGAAATCACCAAGATATACGGCGTCGAGCCGCACCCGcagtccgccgccgcgctgcggaAGCGTGTCAAGCAAGTTGGACTCGGCGACGTGTACGAGGTGGTCCCCGTGGGCATCGAGTCCGTCAGCGACCCAAAGGCCTGGGACGGCCAGATTCCACCCGGCAGCGTCGactgcatcgtcggcgtcctgTGCCTGTGCAGCATCCCAGATCCAGAGGAGAATATCAAGCACCTATACAAGCTGCTCAAGCCCGGCGGTCACTGGTATGTGTACGAGCACGTCAAGGCGacccgcggcgggccgctgtTCAGCCTGTATCAAC GGCTCGTCAACATCCCCTGGTCATTTTTCATGGGATCGTGCCGTATCTGTCGGGATACTAAGAAGAGCCTCCTCTCCGCTGGGCCGTGGCACCAGAGTGACCTCGTCAgcccgcccgacgagccggcATACGCCGTCCTTCCACACATTCTCGGTACCTTGACCAAGTAG
- a CDS encoding uncharacterized protein (EggNog:ENOG503NU5F~COG:K~COG:L), with protein MSRKGKQPVIDLLDDEASASDPDDDLIVDTSHDSRKRKVEIEAEEKVQWTDDSDGPTVKPKKRRAKRKSTAKKRDVSAVHGEVQAAPDDDFEFAGIPDYLQERRRAFDADKKLHHEAALMLPPDYSGIDFDESSRLSELKERPVFDASSGIKPSRPYKDIELPQSASLIPASIAQYLRDYQVAGVRFLHRKFVYQEGGILGDDMGLGKTVQVAAFLTAAFGKTGDERDARRMREIRFFSDRWYPRILVICPGSLIMNWKNEMNRWGWWHVDVFHGANKDDVLGTARSGLLEIMITTYDTYKNSRSSINMVQWDAVICDECHRLKDRYSETTKALAEVNALCRIGLTGTAIQNKYEELWTLLDWTNPGHFGTKAEWSQRITKPLTVGQSHDATGAQLSLARQTAKKLVQNLLPRYFLRRMKTLIADQLPKKTDRVVFCPLTELQLEAYQNFLSSSELELLRTVSDHCEHGEKKGWCCRKHLPDGCTWQQIVFPSIIILQKLANHLTLLVPSTTDLEPRHKNELATLQTCMPDTWKELYEQRDQIRNLVNPEFCGKWKVLKKLLKFWHGSGDKVLIFSHSVRFLRILQHLFTNTSYNVSYLDGSLSYEQRQDVVDTFNSDPTQFVFLISTKAGGVGLNITSANKVVIIDPHWNPSYDLQAQDRAYRIGQTRDVEVFRLISLGTVEEIVYARQIYKQQQANIGYTASSERRYFKGIQQDTERKGEIFGLANIFTYHSDSGLLRDIVNKTNIAEAKAGVHLADVDMEKASQDGESLGMVKKEEAENEDGGISQLATLLTAENQERLLQSQKTAVPKTDAIQAILTSAGVEYTHDNSEVVGTSKVEQQLSRRAELATYAAGDAEGHSALFADTEDEDGDELHSVYRPPEDVCLRQFCEMAREFGFKNALTFAPIVETWSSETRRSCLDTFYRRREAALARAEVAEREGSDEMKAIIKDEEEQKAFKEEGESKVLKDYDEIKVLKNEDVEYVKKQEDLKLEPKYEDDRKDAKVKVDFTSPSIKPKSIKDELVKDETKPYDLKFKAEGGGAGRDDVKTPIKHDASDNEKKAKVKLEDGKSKRTSIFLLDDDDDDEL; from the coding sequence ATGTCTCGCAAAGGCAAGCAGCCCGTCATCGACTTGCTTGATGACGAGGCTAGCGCCTCGGATCCCGACGATGACTTGATCGTCGACACTTCTCATGATTCGCGCAAGCGAAAAGTTGAGATAGAGGCGGAGGAAAAGGTCCAGTGGACGGACGACTCCGATGGCCCTACCGTGAAGCCGAAGAAACGACGGGCCAAACGCAAGTCGACGGCCAAAAAGCGCGATGTGTCGGCTGTTCACGGTGAGGTCCAAGCGGCACCAGATGATGACTTTGAGTTTGCCGGGATCCCAGACTATTTGCAGGAGCGGAGGCGAGCGTTTGATGCCGATAAGAAACTGCACCACGAAGCCGCCCTCATGCTGCCGCCTGACTATTCCGGTATCGACTTTGATGAATCCTCAAGGCTCTCGGAGTTGAAGGAGCGCCCAGTATTCGACGCGTCTAGCGGTATAAAGCCCTCGAGACCCTACAAGGACATCGAGCTTCCTCAGTCCGCCAGTCTAATTCCTGCTTCTATCGCTCAGTATCTACGCGACTACCAAGTGGCAGGTGTCCGGTTTTTGCATCGCAAATTTGTATATCAAGAGGGCGGCATTCTGGGCGATGATATGGGTCTAGGGAAGACCGTTCAGGTTGCCGCGTTCTTGACCGCCGCCTTTGGCAAAACCGGAGACGAGCGTGATGCCAGGCGCATGCGGGAGATTCGCTTTTTCAGCGACCGCTGGTATCCGCGGATACTCGTCATCTGCCCTGGCTCGCTCATCATGAACTGGAAGAACGAGATGAACCGCTGGGGTTGGTGGCACGTTGATGTTTTCCATGGCGCAAACAAAGACGACGTGCTCGGCACCGCGCGCTCGGGGCTCCTGGAAATCATGATCACCACTTATGACACGTACAAGAACAGCCGCAGCTCCATCAACATGGTACAATGGGATGCTGTCATCTGCGACGAATGTCATCGCCTCAAGGACAGATATTCGGAAACAACCAAAGCGTTGGCGGAAGTCAACGCTCTGTGTCGTATTGGCCTTACTGGGACTGCTATACAGAACAAATACGAGGAGTTGTGGACGTTGCTCGACTGGACAAACCCAGGTCATTTCGGCACCAAGGCAGAATGGTCACAGAGAATCACCAAGCCTCTGACGGTTGGCCAATCCCACGACGCGACTGGTGCGCAACTTAGCCTCGCAAGGCAAACGGCAAAGAAACTGGTCCAGAACCTTTTGCCCCGCTACTTCCTGCGGCGGATGAAGACCCTCATCGCGGATCAACTACCCAAGAAGACGGACCGCGTCGTCTTTTGTCCCCTCACGGAGCTGCAACTCGAGGCATATCAGAATTTTCTCTCCAGCTCAGAGCTTGAACTTTTGCGGACCGTGTCGGACCATTGCGAGCATGGCGAGAAGAAAGGTTGGTGCTGCCGTAAACATCTACCTGACGGTTGCACGTGGCAGCAAATTGTGTTTCCGAGCATCATTATCCTGCAGAAGCTTGCCAACCATCTCaccctcctcgtcccctcAACAACGGATCTGGAGCCTCGACACAAGAACGAGCTCGCGACCCTGCAGACTTGCATGCCAGACACATGGAAAGAGCTGTACGAACAGAGGGATCAGATTAGGAATCTGGTCAACCCCGAATTCTGCGGCAAGTGGAAGGTCCTCAAGAAGTTGCTCAAGTTCTGGCACGGTAGCGGAGACAAGGTTCTCATCTTCTCTCATAGCGTTCGCTTTCTGCGCATCCTTCAACACCTTTTCACCAATACCAGCTACAATGTCAGCTACCTGGACGGGTCGCTGTCGTACGAACAGCGGCAAGACGTGGTGGATACGTTCAACTCGGACCCGACGCAATTTGTCTTTCTCATTTCCACCAAGGCGGGAGGCGTCGGTCTCAACATTACCTCTGCGAACAAGGTTGTCATTATTGACCCGCACTGGAACCCCTCGTACGACTTGCAAGCTCAGGACCGAGCGTACCGCATTGGACAGACTCGGGACGTCGAGGTGTTCCGCCTTATATCACTCGGCACCGTGGAGGAGATCGTGTACGCCCGGCAGATCTACAAGCAGCAACAAGCCAACATTGGCTACACTGCGTCATCGGAGCGCCGCTACTTCAAGGGTATACAGCAGGACACTGAGAGGAAGGGCGAAATTTTCGGGCTCGCCAACATTTTTACCTACCACAGTGACAGCGGGTTGCTCCGGGATATTGTCAACAAGACCAACATCGCAGAAGCCAAAGCCGGCGTTCACCTCGCGGATGTGGACATGGAGAAGGCATCCCAGGATGGGGAAAGCCTCGGCATGGTGAAGAAGGAAGAAGCGGAGAACGAGGATGGCGGCATCAGCCAGCTAGCCACTCTCCTGACCGCTGAAAACCAGGAGAGGCTCCTCCAATCGCAGAAGACGGCTGTGCCGAAGACGGACGCCATCCAAGCTATCCTCACATCGGCGGGTGTCGAGTACACACATGACAACTCGGAGGTCGTCGGCACGTCAaaggtcgagcagcagctctcgcgccgcgccgaaCTCGCGACGTATGCTGCTGGAGATGCCGAAGGGCACAGCGCACTGTTCGCCGACactgaagacgaggacggcgatgaGCTGCACAGCGTCTACCGACCACCAGAGGACGTATGTCTCCGGCAATTCTGCGAGATGGCACGCGAATTCGGCTTCAAGAATGCGCTTACCTTTGCCCCTATTGTGGAGACGTGGTCATCCGAGACGAGACGAAGCTGCCTGGATACGTTCTACAGAAGGCGAGAAGCAGCACTGGCACGGGCTGAAGTcgcggagagggaggggagtgATGAGATGAAGGCCATCATcaaagacgaagaagagcagAAGGCTTTCAAAGAGGAGGGCGAGTCAAAAGTGTTGAAAGACTATGATGAAATCAAGGTACTGAAAAACGAGGATGTCGAGTACGTGAAGAAGCAGGAAGACCTGAAGCTCGAGCCTAAATACGAAGACGACAGGAAAGACGCCAAAGTAAAGGTGGACTTTACATCACCATCTATCAAACCCAAGAGCATCAAGGACGAGTTGGTCAAGGACGAGACAAAGCCCTACGACCTCAAATTCAAGGCggagggcggtggtgcgGGTCGCGACGATGTCAAGACGCCAATCAAGCACGACGCGTCCGACAACGAGAAGAAGGCTAAGGTGAAACTGGAGGACGGAAAGTCGAAGAGGACATCGATATtcctgctcgacgatgacgacgacgacgaactgTAG
- a CDS encoding uncharacterized protein (EggNog:ENOG503PWNI) yields MSEKLLPPESTWPTEKLEGLDNFQSWQIKIELCLRCLHLESHLTEEPPTPRSKDWQTDDMRVINLLYHAISSRIVTRICQEGWSMGQSTAKQTFELIKVVMGLIPEELLHEAVVQFFCLDIREFGTIRSYLDKLCWCWNRMTTLDENLDEKLFVIAATQGFRQAKPEWFNMWSLGSSKREAPTESAVCAFLRQHARLEEAREGSTASAFD; encoded by the coding sequence ATGAGTGAAAAGCTGCTGCCTCCGGAGTCAACCTGGCCCACCGAGAAGCTAGAAGGTCTGGACAACTTCCAGTCCTGGCAGATCAAGATTGAACTGTGCCTCAGATGTTTGCATCTCGAAAGCCATCTCACGGAGGAGCCGCCCACTCCAAGGTCCAAAGACTGGCAGACGGACGACATGAGAGTCATCAATTTGCTATATCACGccatcagcagcaggatTGTCACGAGGATCTGCCAGGAAGGCTGGTCCATGGGACAGTCGACCGCCAAGCAGACCTTTGAGCTCATCAAGGTCGTCATGGGGCTGATACCTGAGGAGTTACTGCACGAAGCAGTGGTCCAGTTCTTCTGTCTGGATATTCGGGAGTTCGGCACGATCCGGTCATATCTAGACAAGCTGTGCTGGTGTTGGAATCGGATGACCACCCTGGACGAGAACCTCGACGAAAAGCTGTTTGTGATAGCCGCAACCCAGGGTTTCCGCCAGGCCAAGCCGGAATGGTTCAACATGTGGTCTCTCGGTTCATCCAAGCGTGAAGCGCCGACTGAATCCGCGGTCTGCGCCTTTCTTCGTCAACATGCTCGGCTTGAGGAAGCCCGCGAGGGCTCAACAGCCTCAGCCTTCGATTAG
- a CDS encoding uncharacterized protein (TransMembrane:12 (i73-90o116-138i150-170o176-196i208-227o239-262i315-334o346-368i380-398o404-425i437-458o470-491i)~EggNog:ENOG503NU7U~COG:G): MAEHESKPTMDLAPAAVVADTVDNDIAIEKEQLQQLDRASTKDSPRPFQPPEIIRSMSPEDRDAFEKKLVRKIDLRLLPMIIIMYILNYIDRNNIASARLAGLEDDLKLNESGTQFNTAVSILFVGYLLMQVPSNLLMNKMGKPGKYLPACMAVWGIISTATAACNSFGGLVAARFFLGFVEAAYFPGCLYYLSCWYTRKELSVRTTYLYAGSLISGAFSGLIAAGITGNMDGAKGLRAWRWLFIIEGAITIVVAIAALWILPDFPRTTKWLDEKETAMAAWRLEEDIGQDDWVNSEEQPFWHGFKLALEDVKMWVLLVMMFGNISAASITNFFPTVVATLNYSNVITLLLTAPPYCLGVITTFATAWHADRTGERFYHITLPLCLAMVTFIIAAATTNTAARYTAMMLMIPGLYSGFTTAFAWISNTLPRPPAKRAAALAFINAVGNATSIYTAYLYPKSAKPGYTGAFIHNCVLCAVAIAAAFVLKLMLVRLNKKLDRGERVEGAINAAPGEAVERGFRFLV, encoded by the exons atggCGGAGCACGAGAGCAAGCCCACCATGGATctcgcccccgcggcggTAGTGGCCGACACCGTCGATAACGACATCGCCATCGAAAAGGAACAGCTCCAGCAACTCGACCGGGCCAGCACAAAGGACAGTCCGCGGCCGTTCCAGCCCCCTGAGATCATACGCAGCATGAGTCCCGAGGACCGTGACGCGTTTGAGAAGAAGCTCGTACGCAAGATTGACCTACGGCTGCTGCCCATGATTATCATCATGTACATCCTCAATTACATCGATCG AAACAATATCGCGTCGGcgcgcctggctgggcttgAGGATGACTTGAAGCTCAACGAAAGTGGAACGCAGTTCAAT ACCGCCGTCAGCATCCTGTTCGTAGGCTACCTCCTCATGCAAGTCCCTTCCAACTTGCTCATGAACAAAATGGGAAAGCCGGGCAAATATCTCCCAGCTTGT ATGGCTGTCTGGGGCATCATCTccacggccaccgccgcgtGTAACTCGTtcggtggcctcgtcgcggcacgATTCTTCCTCGGATTCGTTGAGGCCGCATACTTT CCCGGCTGCCTCTACTACCTGAGCTGCTGGTACACGCGCAAGGAGCTCAGCGTCCGCACGACGTACCTGTACGCCGGGTCCCTCATCTCGGGCGCCTTCTCGggcctcatcgccgcgggcATCACGGGCAACATGGATGGCGCCAAGGGCCTCCGCGCCTGGCGCTGGCTCTTCATCATCGAGGgggccatcaccatcgtcgtcgctatCGCCGCCTTATGGATCCTGCCCGACTTCCCGAGAACGACCAAATGGCTTGATGAGAAGGAAAcagcgatggcggcgtggcggtTGGAGGAGGACATTGGCCAGGACGACTGGGTCAACTCGGAGGAGCAGCCGTTCTGGCACGGCTTCAAgctggcgctcgaggacgtcaAGATGTGGGTTCTG CTCGTCATGATGTTTGGCAACATCTCGGCCGCGTCCATCACCAACTTCTTCCCGACCGTCGTGGCGACGCTCAACTACAGCAACGTCATCACACTACTcctgacggcgccgccgtactgcctcggcgtcatcaccACGTTTGCGACCGCGTGGCACGCTGACCGCACGGGTGAGCGCTTCTATCACATCACGCTGCCGctctgcctcgccatggTGACCTTTAttatcgccgccgcgacgaccaACACGGCCGCGCGATACACCGCCATGATGCTCATG ATCCCCGGGTTGTACAGCGGCTTCACCACCGCATTTGCGTGGATCAGCAACAcgctgcctcgcccgccggccaagcgagccgcggcgctggccttCATCAACGCCGTGGGCAACGCCACATCCATCTACACGGCGTATCTGTACCCCAAGTCGGCGAAGCCTGGCTATACCGGCGCCTTTATCCACAACTGCGTACTATGCGCCGTGgcaatcgccgccgcgtttgTGTTGAAGCTCATGCTGGTGAGGCTCAACAAGAAGCTCGACaggggcgagcgcgtcgaaGGGGCCATCAACGCGGCGCCGGGAGAGGCGGTGGAGCGTGGCTTCCGATTCCTCGTGTAG